The Juglans microcarpa x Juglans regia isolate MS1-56 chromosome 8D, Jm3101_v1.0, whole genome shotgun sequence genomic sequence TAGATAAAGGTATCGTATTATGACTTGTAAATGTTTACTTCTACATCTTTCTTGTTTTAGTTTATCATATTGTGAGCTTCAGTTTCAATTTCAGAGTGTAACATCGTTGTaaaagaaatattgttgtgtGCATAAACTTACAGTGTGTTTTGTAAAATATCCTAGATAAAATTCAAAGCTTGAGGCAACTGAGTTTGGACTAGTAAGCCATGTGTGACCGTAGTATCAAGCTATTTTCTGGAAGTAAATACTATAGTATTCATAACCTTTGCACTTctggtttatgattttttttttgtgtaaaaaatacatttttcactCTCAAACTCTGGGAATTTGGCTCTCGAAGTTTTATCTAAGCAATGTTTAGATTATACTTGCAATGGCCCATGTTTAGTATATGAGAGTGGTAAATAGACATTACTTGGGAAAGATAAGTTCTTGCCCTAATGATTTCAAGGAGCTCCAATCGTAATCTTGATTAGTACTTTTGGAGAATAGGCCCATATGTGGTTTGGTTTTTCCTTGGATTGTTACAATACTTTGCTCAAAGTTTCAATTAAGACGCATGCTAATATTCTTTTGGTATACATCAACTTAAGTTTAGTGGATATAATGATTTCTATAGAGAGAGAGCCTTTGAGGAAATATTGTCTGGGTTTACCATGCATGATATTCCTAGGGATTTTTGTAATATGGTGACGCATGTGTTATATGCatataaatctcatttattttgatatttcagTTACTGTCCAGGAAGGCCTATATTTTCTGGCTCACGAGATAGTTCATCTCtaatcaaacatatatattttttttattatatggcagggaGAGATGAGATAGATCGTATGGTTGCAGCCTTTAATATAAGTGGTGGTGACTCTATAATTAATCCCGCCTGTTCATTTTATCAGGTATATAACGTTTTTGGTTGCTATGGTATCCTCAATGGAATATTATTTGTCAAACATTTAATTTGGGTGTAACTTTTTGCAGATAGCAGTTGAACGGAATTTTACTAGGGGGCGTAGAACAGAGCAAGTTGCTGCTGCCTGCCTTTATATTGCATGTCGGTAAGCAACTCTTATGTGGGATTCcttaaattgtgaaattatagTTAGGCCATGCAAAACTAGTTCtacattattttgtatttatatatttaaaattagaggGCCCCGACATTATAGTCATGAAAGACTCAAAGGGTCTTATACAACAATGTGGAAAGAGGACTGACACATGCCCATTGAAAGACTCTACTGAGACAAAGGTGGGCTGTCAAGAATCTTGAAACATTTAATTGACATTTAAGAACTTGGAGTTGAAGGAATGAATTAATAAATGGACTATTGAATGTAAATAATCCTACGAAACAAAGTATACTGCTTGAGTTCTATTTATCTGGTCAATGAGggttttttacttttacttttggATGAGAGGCCCTAAGGGCAGAAGGGAGAGGGGAAAGGAGGAGATTCAAAGCAGTGACCTCTATTTTATGAGCTGAATCGTTTGAAGGATTCAATGTATACTTTTGAATTTACCTATCAATTGTTTCAtagcttttatttgttttggatgACAGTAGTTGGTGTTTTGATttgcttgtaaaaatgattgtatcaTGTGTTAGATTTCATGAATGGGACTCAGTAAATAAGGctatctttttatgttttttgcaGTGTAGCTAGAGATCCAAAGCCATTTCTTCTTATTGATTTTTCAGAGTTTCTAGGGATAAATGTGTAAGAGAGAACCTACTTTAGTATCAACTTTTTGATTTTCTATGTGCAGTCAATATTAAGATTAAATAGTTTATTGATTATACAATATTGAATTCATGTCATTTGACTTGCATTATTTACCtcagcttttgttttttcaaaacaattcgGCAGTTATGTGCTAGGCGCTGTATTTTTGCAGCTTTGCCAACTTCTAAGCCTTGGAGAGCATCCTACTATTGTAAAACCTGTTGATCCTTCACTTTATATTCCTCGGTTTGCAGAAAGTAAGAATCTACTATTCCCTGTTGATAGTCACATTCCAAGAAATTGTATTTCCAGCTCTTGTTtcctttatatttatttttcccctCTTCTCTGATTGGGAAATTTTCCAGTGTTTGTGGCCTACGTCCTTTTAACTTGCTTAATTTTTTGGCATTAGATTAGTAGACCAAGTGTGGTTCTAGAGAATATAGGATAAAAAAGAGGAACTGCAGAGTCTTTGACTCTTGGTCCAGTAAAAAATGAGGATATAGTATACTTGGTAACTTCAATCCcgtatttgattattttatgcTTTAAAAACTACTTCCTGAAGAAAGCCTGTTGCACCTTTTGGGTTCAtctgttttttgcttttatCCTTGGAATAAACTCAATCCTTAAAATTTATAGTTCTGTATGTCAAAAGATCCTGAGAATGTAGAAGCAGTGTAAGACTACGTGTTCCCGTAATGAGCtaagataaagaagaaaataattgaggacaaaaaagaagagagaaatatttataatggGTACATCTGAAAACTTTGGAAGAAGACATTACTTTTGTTTATTAGGCGATAGACATGGCATGTTAGAAAGGAGTTTTATGATACGACACATTATAGTTCATTAGATATACTATTAGGGATTAGAGCTAGCAGATTCATTGAAAGCGGTATGACCCATTATATTTGTTTCAAATGTAAACAAAACCTATTTGCCAACTATTTTGAAGaagcaatttttcttttttgtagaaCTATTGAAGGAAAGGAACATGAAGGTCTGTGGAACTGCATTACACATTATAGCAAGCATGAAAAGAGATTGGATTCAGGTAAAAGCACTCATATATGGCAGCTGATTTTTTCTATGTTTGATGACCGCGAAACTTACTTGGATCTTATATCATTCACAGACAGGCAGAAAACCTAGTGGGCTGTGTGGTGCAGCATTATATATATCTGCCCTTTCACATGGATACAGATTTTCAAAGTCTGACATTGTAAGTCCAGCTTACCGCATAGATGTTTGCAATCCACTTCAGTATATTTTGGGTAAAGTTTCTAGTGGAAATTTCTGTTGTGTGCAAATTGATGCATTGTACGTTAGGCATCTAGGATTGCTTACATAAAAAGTTGATGCATTGATCCATTAGTTAGTGGACCTTTTACTCTAAACTTTTTCCAATACCAAGCAGATTGTTGAGAAGAAAAAAGTATATAGGGAGTGAATGAAAGAATGATTTCTTGGAAATTCCAACATAAATCTGAAATCATGTTCTACAATCCTAGAAGCCTAAAAGAGTCCAAATCAATGCATAGATGTTTTAGATCTAAATCGTGGGAGTTTGATCCTTTTGTAGCCGACAGTTATGTTTTGTAGGGTCTTAATATGGGTATTTTTTACCTGCATAATATTTCATGGTATTCGtggttatattttattttattttttcttgttgaatGGGAAATtgtttaagatgagtatgttgGAATTCAGGAATGGAGTCATATGTTTAAATGTGAGATGATTCCTATTAAAGAAAAGATGAGGGGGGCGTCGCTTAAACAGGGTTTGGACATGTGTAAAGGATAATAATTAACATGCCAGTAAGAATGATTTAATTCAAGTTAGAATGCAAAGATGGAATGGGTAGGCCTAAAATGACATTGGTAGATGTAGAAATATATGATTCTAGAGTCTAGAGAAGTGATAGTGGGTTTAGAAGAGACTAGCGggatggaagagaatgtacttaTCGAAAGGTGGCAAGATTACCTTGATCAAGAGTACACTTTCTAACCtaccaacttatttttttatcacttttcctATACCTGCAAGTGTGGCATGCATaattgagaaactccaacgtGACTTCTCGTGGGGCGGTTTAGGGGAGGAgttcaaattccatctagtgAAGTGGGAAACGGTATGTCGTCCTATCTCCAATAATGAtttgggtattagaaatatGAGGACTTTTAATCGAGCGCTACTCAGAAAATGGTTGTAGAGATATAATAAGGAACCAGAAGCCTTGTGGAAGTTGGTGATTAAGCGCAAATATGGAGGTCTTAGGGGGGGATGGAGTACTAAAGAAGTTAGAGGAGCCTATGGtggagtggggttgtggaaacacattagaagaggatgggggggggggggggtctttACTCGACATACTCGATTCCAGTTGGGTGAGGGCTCTAGGATTAAATTCTGGAAAGATATATGGTGTGGTGATATTGCCCTACAAGATTTATTTCCTTCACTATTCCAAATTGCTAGTGCTAAAGACGTTTCAGTGGCGGATGTCATGGGGTTATTGGGTGGGTAGATCCATTGGAATATCAGTTTTAGTAGGgcagcacaagattgggagatgaGAGCAATTTTGCTGACTTTTACAGCCTTTTGTACTCCGTGAAACCGAGCAATCAACAAGAAGATGGGTTGTGGTGATCAACCTCTGGGAAAGGTGTATTTTCGGTTCACTCTTTTATATAAGGCTCTCActcaagagcccaacattcagtTTCCTTGGAGAAGGCTTTAGAGACATAAGGCGCCCCCCAAAGCTGCATTCTTCGTGTGGACAACATCTTTGGGCAAGATCCTCACAATTGATAACTTGAGGAAAATGAGGGTTATCATagcagattggtgttgcatgtgtaggggAGGGGGCGAGTTGGTGGACCATCtcctactacattgtgagatagcAAGGGTTTTGTGGTATGAGGTGTTCGGTAGAGTAGAgctggcttgggttatgccggaGACTGTGGTGGCAGTGCTGGACAAATATAGGAGGCATGCAGCAGATTAAAGCGGTttagaagatgatccctatatgcatcatgtggtgtttgAGGCAGGAGCGCAATGCGCAGACATTTGAAGACAATGAGAGATCGCTAGAGGAACTTATAGCTTTATTTTACAGCACtctatgtacttgggccattgctgttgatTTCAACGACATGGACCTACATGACTTTCTTGTCTCTCTCGCTCCTTAATTAGGGCATATAGTTGTTCATGTGTTTGTATCGGGCTATGCctaattctttgatcaataaaatatgtttacttacaaaaaaaaaaaaaaaagtgataaaggGAGGATAagagatttaataattaataagataacGTTGCACAAAAGGCTACATGTAGGCGATTCCACTGGTGGTTTAGAAAAGGATAAGTAAAGCTAATTTAACTAGAATCAAAGGTTACTTGAGTCGAGTTGAgggtcttataaaattttaattcttttataatcTATGGTTGGCGTTTTATTAGCCAAAAGAGAAAGGATGTGAGGGCCATGGGTACATGAGGGTGAGGCAGCCGTTTTTTGCTTTGTGCTTTTCATCTTACtgagattttattattgttaataatCATTACTTGTAATAATTATGATGAGGATGATAATAATGtaggaataaaaataaaatggcatTCTCATTATCATTGTTATTGTCATTTTATGTGTGAGCCAAAGGTTGAATCATGTAAAGTTGTTCTCAGTGTTATGTGTAAtcattttgcatttttcaaaatctagtCTCTAGATTTCTAGCTTGGGTCTTTTTCCATATGCCCACTCCCCATTGATTTGTCTAACACATTTCCTATATAGTAATCTGCTTATCGTTTGCTTGAGGACATTCACTGTTTCCTAAACTTCTTTTAGGTacttataacaatatttttctctcatttaggTGTGTATACTTAAGGAAGCACTATGCAGTGAAGGAATGTTGAAGGAGAACTAAAAAAAGTTGTGATAGAGATTATTGTGTATGTTGTATATTTGGGAGTGAAAACGTCTTAAATGATGACAAACATATCTGACACACCAAAAATGAGACttgaaaactctctctctctctcggtatgACCTTTCATCTTCCATTCCTAGCGCTTCTCACTAGGGATAGTCCTTAATATTTCTTTGCTTCCCTGATTCGTGTTCCCCctgtcttttttcttcttttagttttatctttagTTTGTTGAAGATGGTTCTTAGTTTTTGGATTGAAGCTAAGAGGTTTGTGTTTAGTAGGAAAGGTGGTaactttttctatattattgAGTGGAGTAGGAAGATGTCTAAGTCCCTTAATGTTAGTGGAGGAATGGTTATTTGGATGGCAAAGGTGGTGGAGGACTGTCTGAGGTTATCGGGCAATAAAGTTTCTTTTCAGACAAAAGGGGAAGGTAATGGAGTTTTTATGGTCCAAAAGTGTCAAAACGCATTTGACAGATTTATGAAGCTGCTTGAGTTTGGCACTGGTATGGGGAATGGAATCATAGTGATTCCAGAAGGGAGGATAGGGGGTGGTTGGGTAGGTTTTGTGAAATTAATGAGAGAGATGGTTAATTTTAGGAACTTAGTTTCAGTTTTTGAAAACAGAGTTGT encodes the following:
- the LOC121243380 gene encoding uncharacterized protein LOC121243380, producing the protein MVLSFWIEAKRLSGNKVSFQTKGEGNGVFMVQKCQNAFDRFMKLLEFGTGMGNGIIVIPEGRIGGGWVGFVKLMREMVNFRNLVSVFENRVVLMNGGGERDSRNKKVISDSSSKGVNHHREVSYLSILTNPRQEGSGPQQIYGIGKFRKDELVLDGVKRNDVLWRK